The Sphingosinicella humi genome has a window encoding:
- a CDS encoding DUF2585 domain-containing protein — protein MTERTVGRIGANYRLVALAIVVATAAILLWMGRPPICTCGEVKLWTGAVQSADNSQHLADWYTPSHIIHGFLFYSLGWLFLRQNPFGDRFLAAVAIEAGWELLENSQWIIDRYREATFAFGYNGDSVLNSMADIGWMTLGFMLARRLPLWATILLAIGFELLTLWTIRDNLTLNVLMLVAPIDAVRAWQAG, from the coding sequence ATGACGGAACGGACCGTTGGCCGGATCGGCGCCAACTACCGCCTTGTCGCCCTTGCGATCGTCGTCGCCACCGCCGCGATCCTGCTGTGGATGGGCCGTCCACCGATCTGCACCTGCGGCGAGGTGAAGCTGTGGACCGGTGCCGTGCAGAGCGCTGACAACAGCCAGCATCTCGCCGACTGGTATACGCCGAGCCACATCATCCACGGCTTTCTCTTCTATTCCCTCGGCTGGCTCTTCCTGCGGCAAAATCCGTTCGGCGACCGCTTCCTCGCCGCCGTCGCGATCGAGGCGGGTTGGGAGCTGCTGGAAAACAGCCAGTGGATCATCGATCGTTATCGCGAGGCGACCTTCGCCTTCGGCTATAATGGCGACAGCGTCCTCAACAGCATGGCCGACATCGGCTGGATGACGCTGGGCTTCATGCTGGCCCGGCGCCTGCCGCTGTGGGCCACAATCCTGCTGGCGATCGGCTTCGAGCTTCTCACCCTTTGGACGATCCGCGATAATCTGACGCTCAACGTCCTGATGCTGGTCGCGCCGATCGACGCCGTTCGGGCTTGGCAAGCCGGCTGA
- a CDS encoding Gfo/Idh/MocA family protein — protein MSPAAALAPEAAKPRVGFLGVGWIGRHRMEAIATSGAAEIAAIADPSADMTKEAAKLAPKAELAASLDDLLALGLDGIVIATPSALHAEQAIRALDAGVAVFCQKPLGRTAAEARQVVEAARRADRLLAVDLSYRHTAAMEKIRELVRSGALGEVYAADLVFHNAYGPDKAWFYDPALSGGGCVMDLGVHLVDLALWMLDFPAVTRVSASLFAGGRPLQPSQQVEDYAVATLQLETGAIVRIACSWRLSAGCDALISADFHGTSGSGAMRNVNGSFYDFTAEHFQGTARTTLAVPPDAWGGRAAVDWARRLAAGARFDAEAERLVDVAAAVDAIYAEGAAVRR, from the coding sequence ATGAGCCCGGCCGCCGCCCTCGCGCCCGAAGCGGCCAAGCCCCGCGTCGGCTTTCTCGGCGTCGGCTGGATCGGCCGCCACCGCATGGAAGCGATCGCAACCAGTGGAGCCGCCGAAATCGCCGCCATCGCCGATCCTTCTGCCGACATGACGAAGGAAGCGGCGAAGCTGGCGCCCAAGGCGGAGCTGGCAGCCTCGCTCGACGATCTGCTCGCGCTCGGCCTCGACGGTATCGTAATCGCCACCCCCAGCGCGCTTCACGCCGAGCAGGCGATCCGTGCGCTCGACGCCGGCGTCGCCGTCTTCTGCCAGAAACCGCTCGGTCGCACTGCGGCTGAGGCGCGGCAGGTCGTCGAAGCGGCGAGGAGGGCGGACCGGCTTCTCGCCGTCGACCTCAGCTATCGCCATACCGCGGCCATGGAGAAGATCAGGGAGCTGGTCCGCTCCGGAGCGCTGGGCGAGGTCTACGCCGCCGACCTCGTCTTCCATAACGCCTACGGACCGGACAAGGCCTGGTTCTACGATCCGGCGCTGTCGGGAGGCGGCTGCGTGATGGACCTCGGCGTCCATCTCGTGGACCTCGCGCTATGGATGCTCGATTTCCCCGCCGTGACCCGCGTCTCCGCCAGCCTCTTCGCGGGAGGGCGGCCGCTGCAGCCGTCGCAGCAAGTCGAGGATTATGCTGTCGCCACGCTCCAGCTCGAGACGGGCGCCATCGTGCGGATCGCCTGCTCCTGGCGCCTCTCGGCCGGATGCGATGCCCTCATTTCGGCGGACTTCCACGGCACGAGCGGCAGCGGCGCCATGCGCAACGTGAACGGCTCCTTCTACGATTTCACGGCCGAACATTTTCAGGGCACCGCCCGTACTACCTTGGCCGTGCCTCCCGATGCCTGGGGCGGCCGCGCCGCCGTCGACTGGGCGCGGCGGCTGGCGGCTGGCGCCCGTTTCGATGCCGAGGCGGAGCGGCTGGTCGACGTCGCCGCCGCCGTCGATGCCATCTATGCTGAAGGTGCGGCCGTCCGCCGCTGA
- a CDS encoding MDR/zinc-dependent alcohol dehydrogenase-like family protein translates to MLAASEMLDDKPVSTATMRAAVLSQPGRIRIDEVAVPEPGLGQVRVRLEGCGVCASNLTPWKGPEWMQFPTEPGALGHEGWGVVDAVGSGIDTVSVGDRVAALSFKAYAEYDIAAADAVVPLPAALEGRAFPGEPLGCAMNIFRRSAIEPGQTVAIIGIGFLGALLTRLATDAGARVIAISRRPYSLDVARQMGAAETIAMEDHHAIIEQVKALTAGQFCDRVIEAVGKQWPLDLAGELVREGGRLVVAGYHQDGLRHVNMQLWNWRGIDVINAHERDPKAYIRGIEEAVQAVASGRLDPDPLYTHRYPLEQLVEALNATRDRPDGFLKALVIFP, encoded by the coding sequence ATGCTGGCCGCGAGTGAAATGTTGGACGATAAGCCCGTCTCGACCGCCACGATGCGTGCCGCCGTGCTGAGCCAGCCCGGCCGGATCCGCATCGACGAGGTCGCAGTGCCGGAGCCGGGGCTGGGCCAAGTGCGGGTGCGGCTGGAAGGCTGCGGCGTCTGCGCCTCCAACCTCACCCCCTGGAAGGGGCCGGAATGGATGCAGTTTCCGACGGAGCCAGGCGCCCTCGGCCATGAGGGCTGGGGCGTCGTCGATGCCGTCGGCAGCGGCATCGACACCGTCTCCGTCGGCGATCGCGTCGCCGCCCTCTCCTTCAAGGCCTATGCCGAATACGACATCGCGGCCGCCGATGCCGTGGTGCCATTGCCGGCCGCTCTCGAAGGCCGCGCCTTTCCGGGCGAGCCGCTCGGCTGCGCGATGAACATCTTCCGCCGGAGCGCGATCGAGCCCGGCCAGACGGTAGCGATTATCGGCATCGGCTTTCTCGGCGCGCTCCTGACCCGCCTCGCAACGGATGCCGGAGCCCGCGTCATCGCCATCTCGCGACGCCCCTATTCGCTCGACGTGGCGCGGCAAATGGGTGCGGCGGAGACGATCGCGATGGAGGACCATCATGCGATCATCGAGCAGGTGAAGGCACTGACCGCCGGGCAGTTCTGCGATCGCGTCATCGAGGCGGTCGGCAAGCAGTGGCCGCTGGACCTCGCCGGCGAGCTGGTGCGCGAGGGCGGCCGGCTCGTCGTCGCCGGCTACCATCAGGACGGCCTCCGCCACGTGAACATGCAGCTCTGGAACTGGCGCGGCATCGACGTGATCAACGCGCATGAGCGCGACCCGAAAGCCTATATCCGTGGTATCGAGGAAGCCGTGCAGGCGGTGGCCTCGGGCCGGCTCGACCCCGACCCGCTCTACACCCATCGCTATCCGCTCGAGCAGCTGGTCGAGGCGCTGAACGCCACTCGCGACCGACCGGACGGTTTCCTGAAAGCGCTGGTGATCTTCCCATGA
- a CDS encoding DUF1003 domain-containing protein, whose translation MSDDKGVTVEPPESRYLAAPLGRNIEALRRRRERKEEEATWRDRLAGKITSFTGSMTFVFLHLGLFGFWILANLGWVPLITPWDPTFVVLAMIASVEAIFLSTFVLITQNRMAKAADERDDLDLQTNLLAEHEVTRLIEMVSAITDHLGIGDAKPDDVEDLKRDVAPERVMDAIEATKKE comes from the coding sequence ATGTCCGACGACAAAGGGGTCACCGTCGAGCCGCCGGAGTCCCGATATCTCGCCGCTCCGCTCGGGCGCAACATCGAGGCGCTGAGGCGTCGCCGGGAACGGAAGGAGGAGGAAGCCACATGGCGGGACCGTCTCGCCGGGAAGATTACGAGCTTCACCGGAAGCATGACGTTCGTGTTCCTCCACCTCGGCTTGTTCGGATTCTGGATCCTGGCCAATCTGGGCTGGGTGCCGCTGATAACGCCGTGGGATCCGACCTTCGTCGTGCTGGCGATGATTGCGTCGGTGGAAGCGATATTCCTCTCGACGTTCGTGCTGATTACCCAGAATCGAATGGCCAAGGCGGCGGACGAGCGCGACGATCTCGATCTCCAGACCAATCTGCTGGCCGAGCATGAAGTGACCCGGCTGATCGAGATGGTCTCTGCGATCACCGATCATCTCGGCATCGGCGACGCCAAGCCGGACGACGTCGAGGACCTGAAGCGCGACGTGGCACCGGAGCGCGTCATGGATGCCATCGAAGCCACCAAGAAGGAGTGA
- a CDS encoding UDP-glucuronic acid decarboxylase family protein — protein sequence MTSKNKTILVTGGAGFIGSHLCDALLGEGARVVCLDNLLTGRESNIAHLRRDHRFDSIESDVVDPLPYRIAGKARFTHIYHLACAASPPHYQADPEHTMLTCVVGTRNMLRLAEETGARLLLSSTSEVYGDPETHPQPESYRGSVSCTGPRACYDEGKRAAETLAFDFHRSKRVDVRVARIFNTYGPRMRPDDGRVVSNVICQALSGDEITIYGDGSQTRSFCFVSDLINGLMRLMDSDRPIDVPVNLGNPTELTVGDLVERVVALTGSNSPVTYMPLPIDDPRRRKPDISRARELLGWEPAVALQKGLERTIEWFASEQAKSSQQWRGVAHAEASPAERHLIAVAE from the coding sequence ATGACAAGTAAGAACAAAACAATCCTGGTGACCGGCGGCGCGGGCTTCATCGGCTCGCATCTATGCGATGCCTTGCTCGGCGAGGGGGCGCGGGTAGTGTGTCTCGACAATCTCCTGACCGGGCGCGAGTCCAACATCGCCCATCTCCGCCGGGACCATCGGTTCGATTCCATCGAGAGCGACGTCGTCGATCCCCTTCCCTACCGTATCGCCGGCAAGGCGCGCTTTACCCACATTTATCATCTCGCCTGCGCCGCCTCGCCGCCGCATTATCAGGCGGACCCGGAGCATACGATGCTGACCTGCGTCGTCGGCACGCGCAACATGTTGCGGCTGGCGGAGGAGACGGGCGCGCGATTGCTGCTCAGCTCCACCAGCGAAGTCTATGGCGACCCCGAGACCCATCCCCAGCCGGAAAGCTATCGCGGCTCCGTCAGCTGCACCGGCCCCCGCGCCTGTTACGACGAAGGCAAGAGGGCGGCCGAGACTCTGGCCTTCGACTTCCACCGCTCCAAGCGCGTCGACGTGCGCGTCGCGCGCATCTTCAATACTTATGGCCCGCGCATGCGCCCGGACGACGGCCGCGTCGTGTCCAACGTCATCTGCCAGGCGCTCTCCGGCGACGAGATCACCATCTATGGCGACGGCTCGCAGACGCGCAGCTTCTGCTTCGTCAGCGATCTGATAAACGGGCTGATGCGCCTCATGGACAGCGACCGGCCGATCGACGTCCCCGTGAATCTCGGCAATCCGACGGAACTGACCGTGGGCGATCTCGTTGAGCGGGTCGTCGCCCTCACCGGCAGCAACTCGCCCGTTACCTACATGCCATTGCCGATCGACGATCCCCGTCGCCGCAAGCCCGACATTTCCCGGGCCCGCGAACTGCTGGGCTGGGAACCGGCCGTGGCGCTTCAAAAGGGGCTCGAACGGACGATCGAATGGTTCGCCTCCGAACAGGCGAAGTCGTCGCAACAATGGCGCGGCGTTGCCCATGCGGAGGCATCGCCGGCCGAGCGCCACCTGATCGCCGTTGCGGAGTAA
- a CDS encoding CgeB family protein: MKLVVLGLSLSSSWGNGHATTYRALLREFAARGHDILFLERDVPWYASHRDLAEPDFARLQFYSDLDELASWRGEIAEADAVIVGSYVPEGVAVGRFVQGAAHGVTAFYDIDTPVTLAKLERGDFEYLSPEIIPGYDLYLSFTGGPTLRTLESRHGSPAARALYCSVDPEAYPPMDVPKRWDLTYLGTYSPDRQPTLERLLIEPARRLPERRFAVAGPQYPADIDWPTNVERIDHLPPAQHAEFYAASRFTLNVTRANMIAAGWSPSVRLFEAAACAIPVISDRWEGLDTLFAPDAEILLPSGTDAVIGALRTTTDEQAQRIGRAARSSVLQAHTAAHRAGELETYLREAAQNRSLSAAKTETHIRSDVQ, translated from the coding sequence ATGAAGCTCGTCGTCCTCGGCCTCAGCCTGTCCTCCTCATGGGGCAACGGCCATGCCACCACCTATCGGGCGCTGCTCAGGGAATTCGCCGCCCGCGGCCACGACATCCTGTTCCTGGAGCGCGACGTGCCCTGGTATGCGTCGCACCGGGATCTCGCCGAGCCCGATTTCGCGCGGCTTCAATTCTATTCGGACCTGGATGAGCTGGCGAGTTGGCGCGGCGAGATCGCGGAGGCGGACGCGGTCATCGTCGGCTCCTATGTGCCGGAAGGGGTCGCCGTCGGGCGCTTCGTCCAGGGAGCGGCGCACGGGGTCACCGCCTTCTACGACATCGATACGCCCGTCACCCTGGCCAAGCTGGAGCGCGGCGATTTCGAATATCTGTCGCCGGAGATCATCCCCGGCTACGACCTCTATCTCTCCTTCACCGGCGGGCCCACCCTTCGCACCCTCGAAAGCCGCCACGGCTCGCCGGCGGCGCGGGCGCTCTATTGCTCGGTCGATCCGGAAGCCTATCCGCCGATGGACGTGCCGAAGCGTTGGGACCTCACCTATCTCGGCACCTACAGCCCCGACCGCCAACCGACGCTGGAGCGGCTGCTGATCGAGCCCGCGCGCCGCCTGCCGGAGCGGCGCTTCGCGGTGGCGGGACCGCAATATCCGGCGGACATCGACTGGCCGACCAACGTCGAGCGGATCGATCATCTGCCTCCCGCCCAGCATGCCGAATTCTACGCCGCCTCGCGCTTCACCCTGAACGTCACGCGAGCGAACATGATCGCCGCCGGCTGGTCCCCGTCAGTGCGGCTGTTCGAGGCCGCTGCTTGCGCCATTCCGGTGATCTCGGACCGATGGGAGGGCCTCGACACCTTATTCGCGCCGGACGCCGAAATCCTGCTCCCCTCCGGCACCGACGCCGTCATCGGCGCGCTCCGAACGACCACCGACGAACAGGCGCAGCGGATCGGCCGCGCGGCCCGATCCAGCGTGCTGCAGGCCCACACCGCCGCTCACCGTGCGGGCGAGCTCGAAACTTATCTACGGGAAGCGGCGCAGAACCGCTCCCTATCCGCCGCCAAAACAGAGACCCACATCCGGAGCGACGTGCAATGA
- a CDS encoding CgeB family protein, with product MKIAFYGSSLLSSYWNGAATYYRGLLRDLAGRGYDITFYEPDAFDRQQHRDIEPPEWARSVVYPATLEGLRSVLSQAGAADIVVKASGVGVFDTELLEGIVQHSRPDALRLFWDVDAAATLDEMRGDDAHVVRRMLPSLHMVLTYGGGPPVVEAYEGFGARLCVPIYNALDPTTHFPVGPDERFAADLAFLGNRLPDREARVEEFFLKAAAQRPGRRFLIGGNGWETKAMPDNVRHLGHVYTHQHNAFNCTPLAVLNIARDSMAHIGFSPATRVFEAAGAAACLITDAWDGIEQFLKPDEEVLVALDGRDVAEHVGSLTRERARTIGQAALRRVLSQHTYAHRGAEVDALWREQRAKQRSAA from the coding sequence ATGAAGATCGCCTTTTACGGATCGAGCCTTCTCTCCTCCTACTGGAACGGCGCGGCGACCTATTATCGCGGGCTGCTCCGGGACCTTGCGGGGCGCGGCTACGACATCACTTTCTATGAGCCCGATGCCTTCGATCGGCAGCAGCATCGCGACATCGAGCCGCCGGAATGGGCTCGCTCGGTCGTCTATCCCGCCACTCTCGAAGGGTTGCGAAGCGTCCTCAGCCAGGCCGGCGCCGCCGACATCGTCGTCAAGGCGAGCGGCGTCGGGGTGTTCGACACGGAGCTTCTCGAAGGCATCGTCCAGCATTCGCGGCCCGACGCGCTTCGGCTCTTCTGGGACGTCGACGCCGCCGCCACCCTGGACGAGATGCGCGGCGACGACGCCCATGTCGTCCGCCGGATGCTGCCGTCGCTCCACATGGTGCTGACCTATGGCGGCGGACCGCCGGTGGTCGAGGCTTATGAAGGCTTCGGCGCTCGTCTTTGCGTTCCCATCTACAACGCCCTCGACCCGACGACCCATTTCCCCGTCGGGCCGGACGAGCGCTTTGCCGCCGATCTGGCCTTCCTCGGCAACCGCCTCCCAGACCGCGAGGCGCGGGTAGAAGAGTTCTTTTTGAAAGCTGCTGCGCAGCGTCCCGGGCGGCGCTTCCTGATCGGCGGCAATGGCTGGGAGACCAAGGCGATGCCGGACAATGTTCGCCATCTGGGTCACGTCTACACCCACCAACACAACGCCTTCAATTGCACGCCGCTCGCCGTGCTCAATATCGCCCGCGACAGCATGGCGCATATCGGCTTCTCGCCCGCCACCCGCGTGTTCGAAGCGGCGGGCGCCGCGGCCTGCCTCATCACCGACGCCTGGGACGGCATCGAGCAGTTCCTGAAGCCGGACGAGGAAGTGCTGGTGGCCCTCGACGGCCGCGACGTGGCCGAGCATGTCGGTTCGCTCACCCGCGAGCGCGCTCGCACCATAGGCCAGGCTGCTCTGCGCCGGGTGCTGAGCCAGCACACCTATGCTCATCGCGGCGCCGAGGTGGACGCCCTGTGGCGCGAGCAGCGCGCGAAGCAGAGGAGCGCGGCATGA
- a CDS encoding CgeB family protein — protein sequence MKIVYFTHSLASCWNHGNAHFLRGVLRELIALGHEVQAYEPEGAWSLANLLEDHGPEGLDAYRDAYPELRSESYGERGDLARMVDGADLVIVHEWSEPDLVARLGKLRAQGAPFLLLFHDTHHRAVSEPEAMRAYDLSAYDGVLAFGEALAEVYRGWGWGDRAFVWHEAADLRHFHPPAVERERQGLVWIGNWGEGERTKELKEFLFRPARETGIGLDVYGVRYHETAKATVRRYGGRYHGWLPNAAAPDVFARHLATIHVPRRFYTRLLPGIPTIRIFEALASGIPLLCAPWDDAEGLFRAGTDYLTASDGADMTRQLERLQADPDLRVSLVRHGLETIRARHSCAHRAEELLAIVTRLRSSRAKSRGVPTEAVHHASTEPELRSVA from the coding sequence ATGAAGATCGTCTATTTCACCCATTCGCTCGCCAGCTGCTGGAACCACGGCAACGCCCATTTTTTGCGCGGCGTGCTGCGCGAGTTGATCGCGCTCGGCCATGAGGTGCAGGCCTATGAGCCGGAAGGCGCCTGGAGCCTCGCCAATCTGCTGGAGGACCATGGCCCCGAAGGCCTCGACGCCTATCGCGACGCCTATCCGGAGCTGCGGTCGGAAAGCTATGGCGAGCGGGGGGACCTGGCTCGCATGGTCGACGGCGCCGACCTCGTCATCGTCCATGAATGGAGCGAACCGGATCTGGTCGCGCGGCTTGGCAAGCTGCGTGCGCAGGGCGCGCCCTTTCTACTGCTCTTCCACGACACGCATCACCGCGCCGTCAGCGAGCCCGAGGCGATGCGCGCCTACGATCTTTCCGCCTATGACGGCGTCCTCGCCTTCGGAGAGGCGCTCGCCGAAGTCTATCGCGGCTGGGGCTGGGGCGACCGGGCGTTCGTCTGGCACGAGGCCGCCGACCTTCGCCATTTCCATCCGCCGGCTGTCGAGCGGGAACGGCAAGGTCTCGTCTGGATCGGCAATTGGGGCGAGGGCGAGCGCACCAAGGAGCTGAAGGAATTCCTCTTCCGCCCCGCCCGCGAGACCGGCATCGGCCTCGACGTCTATGGCGTGCGCTATCACGAAACCGCCAAGGCGACGGTGCGGCGCTATGGCGGCCGCTATCATGGCTGGCTCCCCAATGCGGCGGCACCGGACGTGTTCGCCCGGCACCTCGCCACCATCCATGTCCCGCGCCGCTTCTACACCAGGCTGCTTCCGGGCATCCCCACCATCCGGATCTTCGAAGCGTTGGCCTCTGGCATCCCCCTCCTGTGCGCGCCTTGGGACGATGCCGAGGGCCTGTTCCGCGCCGGCACCGACTATCTGACCGCCTCCGACGGCGCGGACATGACCCGGCAGCTCGAGCGGCTGCAAGCCGACCCGGACCTTCGAGTCTCGCTGGTCCGGCATGGCTTGGAGACCATCCGCGCCCGCCACAGCTGCGCGCACAGAGCAGAGGAGCTCCTAGCCATCGTCACCCGCCTTCGTTCGTCCCGAGCGAAGTCGAGGGGCGTACCCACAGAGGCCGTACATCACGCGTCGACCGAGCCCGAGTTGAGGAGCGTCGCATGA
- a CDS encoding glycosyltransferase family 4 protein: MKILLTADAVGGVWQYATDLAQGLADLNIQTVLAAMGPPPSPRQRDAARSIDGSTLVETHLPLDWLAESPKAIADAGRTLAELARRHDADLVQLNAAALAAETEFDQPVVAVAHSCLGTWWRATKGDDPDSPFRWRSELTGQGLALADRVVAPTKAIARATKEVHRLAQLPTTVHNGRSLRPVEPVASHDFAFTAGRLWDKGKNVATLDGAAARLPFPLHAAGPIEGPSGDRIEFNHIHALGTLSDREISSWLGARPVFVSAALYEPFGLAVLEAAAAGCPLVLADIPTFRELWHGVAVFVDPMDANGFAEAISLVVRDDFARAEMGRQAQLRAAQFSVEAMAGKMAAIYQSLLRPQAAATLAQEVAA, translated from the coding sequence GTGAAGATACTTCTGACCGCCGATGCCGTGGGCGGCGTCTGGCAATATGCAACCGACCTCGCCCAAGGGCTTGCCGACCTCAATATCCAAACCGTGCTTGCCGCCATGGGCCCACCGCCCTCCCCCCGGCAGCGTGACGCGGCGCGATCCATCGACGGTTCGACCCTGGTTGAGACCCATTTGCCGCTCGACTGGCTGGCCGAAAGCCCGAAGGCCATCGCCGACGCGGGACGGACGCTCGCGGAGCTTGCTCGCCGGCACGACGCGGACCTGGTCCAGCTGAACGCGGCGGCACTCGCAGCGGAGACCGAGTTCGACCAGCCGGTCGTGGCGGTCGCCCATAGCTGTCTCGGCACCTGGTGGCGGGCAACCAAGGGCGATGATCCGGACAGCCCCTTCCGCTGGCGCTCCGAGCTGACCGGCCAGGGCCTCGCCCTCGCCGATCGCGTCGTCGCGCCGACCAAGGCTATCGCGCGGGCGACGAAGGAGGTCCACCGTCTCGCCCAGCTGCCGACGACGGTTCACAACGGCCGCAGTCTCCGGCCCGTGGAGCCCGTCGCTTCGCACGACTTCGCCTTCACTGCCGGACGGCTGTGGGACAAGGGCAAGAATGTCGCGACCCTGGACGGCGCGGCGGCGCGACTCCCCTTCCCGCTCCACGCCGCCGGCCCGATCGAAGGTCCCAGCGGCGACAGGATCGAGTTCAACCACATCCACGCGCTCGGCACGCTGAGCGATCGCGAGATTTCGTCCTGGCTCGGGGCGCGGCCGGTGTTCGTGTCCGCCGCGCTCTACGAGCCTTTCGGCCTCGCGGTGCTGGAGGCGGCCGCTGCCGGCTGTCCGCTCGTCCTCGCGGACATCCCAACGTTTCGCGAGCTTTGGCACGGCGTCGCGGTCTTCGTCGACCCGATGGACGCCAACGGTTTCGCCGAGGCGATCAGCCTCGTCGTCCGCGACGATTTCGCGCGTGCCGAGATGGGCCGGCAGGCGCAGCTTCGCGCCGCCCAGTTCAGCGTTGAGGCGATGGCGGGCAAGATGGCGGCCATCTACCAGTCCCTGCTCCGCCCACAGGCCGCGGCCACCCTGGCGCAGGAGGTGGCGGCATGA
- a CDS encoding SDR family NAD(P)-dependent oxidoreductase, with protein MIPADRRPVLITGGAGFIGCNIADRLAREGHDILIYDALSRPGVEANLDWLKERYSDQITPIIADIRDEEELSRAAREAKAVFHMAAQVAVTTSLTDPRDDFEINLRGTLNLLDALRLHGRPTPVIFASTNKVYGDLADLDFRLEGQGYAPPDEAVAAHGISEARPLDFHTPYGCSKGAADQYVLDYARSYGLPAAVLRMSCIYGVRQMGTEDQGWVAHFLIRALEDEPITLYGDGHQVRDILDVSNAVDAYLRAWQRIGHISGHAFNLGGGPANAVSLRELVTYMAELLGRQIDVRFDDWRAGDQRWFVADTRAIRRALDLSPAVPWRQGVARLAEWLCECRSLRTRPELVEAAQ; from the coding sequence ATGATCCCCGCCGATCGGAGGCCCGTTCTCATCACCGGGGGCGCCGGGTTCATCGGCTGCAACATCGCCGACCGGCTCGCTCGCGAAGGTCATGACATCCTGATCTACGATGCGCTGTCGCGGCCCGGCGTGGAGGCCAATCTCGACTGGCTGAAGGAACGCTATTCCGATCAGATCACGCCCATTATCGCCGACATAAGGGACGAGGAGGAGCTGTCGCGCGCCGCGCGCGAAGCCAAGGCGGTGTTCCACATGGCTGCCCAGGTCGCCGTCACGACCAGCCTCACCGACCCGCGCGACGATTTCGAGATCAATCTTCGCGGCACGCTCAACCTGCTCGACGCGCTGAGGCTGCACGGCCGCCCGACGCCCGTCATCTTCGCCTCGACCAACAAGGTCTATGGCGATCTCGCCGACCTCGATTTTCGGCTGGAGGGGCAAGGCTATGCGCCTCCGGACGAGGCGGTGGCCGCGCACGGCATAAGCGAGGCAAGGCCGCTCGACTTTCACACGCCCTATGGCTGCTCCAAGGGCGCGGCCGATCAATATGTGCTCGACTATGCCCGCAGCTACGGTCTTCCCGCCGCGGTGCTGAGGATGAGCTGCATCTACGGCGTCCGGCAGATGGGCACCGAGGACCAGGGCTGGGTCGCGCATTTCCTGATCCGCGCCCTCGAGGACGAGCCGATCACCCTCTATGGCGACGGCCACCAGGTCCGCGACATCCTCGACGTTTCGAACGCCGTCGACGCCTATCTCCGGGCTTGGCAGCGCATTGGCCACATCTCGGGCCATGCCTTCAACCTCGGCGGCGGCCCGGCCAATGCCGTCTCGTTGCGCGAGCTTGTGACCTATATGGCCGAGCTCCTCGGTCGCCAGATCGACGTGCGGTTCGACGATTGGCGCGCGGGCGATCAGCGCTGGTTCGTGGCCGACACCCGGGCGATCCGCCGGGCGCTTGACCTCTCGCCGGCCGTGCCGTGGCGGCAGGGCGTCGCACGGCTGGCCGAATGGCTGTGCGAATGCCGCAGCCTGCGCACCCGGCCCGAGCTGGTCGAGGCGGCACAGTGA